Within the Mastacembelus armatus chromosome 10, fMasArm1.2, whole genome shotgun sequence genome, the region CATGGTAAACACAAGGGTAGCGAGACGGCTTTTTGAAAAGGATTCTTCAActgcgcacacatacacacacacacacacccagatgCGCACTAAGTGCATTTTGTCTTTTGAGCACCAATATAGATGCCCCACCAacattcatgcacacatactCATACTGTACACATGGTTGTAAAGGggagacacacgcacacacacacgcacacgtgcaCCCACACTTTCATCTGCATTCTCCATCTGGGCTTAATTCAAAGAAAAGGATTTTGGCAGGATAAAGTATCTCTCTAATGATCTTCTCCAGTTCCACTGCCTGTGAATGCTTAAGGCACTTGTTCATACAGAGGAGGTGAAACCACACTTACAAATTACTACACTAGAAGATACCACAGACTGACATACCTCCAGTGTTCAGTGTGCAGCAACTGAATCTGTTATTTTAGCCTATTTATGATATCTGCATGGAATGAGCTGGATACATGTGATGTTATCTGAGATGATAATTGTTCAGAAGACCATTTCAAGCTTAatcacaatgtttttgtttcttgcaGAATTGTctggaaaggaaaaaaggaaagagaagaaaaaaggtaATTGAAAATCCAACCTAAATTTCAGTTGTCTTCAACTATTAGTCAGAGAAAACTGGTTAGACAATTGGTAAGATGGCTACCTACTGCCTGCTCTCTAAAGTTATAGTTGGCATGTCATCCAAATTTCAGTAACCGCATTGGCTTAAAATAAGGGACTTTTGATTCTGTCCATCAGGAACAAATTCTGACATCATTCGTGCCTCTTGCCTCTCTTCATatcagatgaaaaataaaacattagccttctcagtttttttttcccttgccAATCATTTTGCTTTCTCTTATTACAGGGAAGAAAAGGTCTGTGCCAGGCCCCCCTGGTCCTCCTGGTCCCCCGGGCCCACAGGGGCCACCGGGCATCCCTGGAATCCCTGGCATTCCAGGAAGCAATGCTGTGGGGCCTGCTGGACCACCTGGCCCTCCTGGGCCACAGGGACCTCCGGGCATTCAAGGTCCAGCAGGTATTAAACCTAAAAtagaaatgacacagaaacatgatGAGAAAGTCGAGACTCTAGCCAGAGAACTTGAAAAAGCCCAAGAGTcaagagatttgtttttagaTTACAGTATTTTCCTGCATGTAGACACGTTCCCACACTAGAAGGGGGCTCAAGTTGTCAAAATCGATGAGCTCATTGCCTGCATGGTGAGAGAGTCTGATGTAGGATTTCAAACATTGTGTGCAATAGCAGTGATCTATCTTCAAACTATGTCACTTTGTTATGTTTTAATCATtatcttctctttgttcctTAGCCATGTTGAAGGCCAGAATTTTATCATGTCTCTCTTATTGTTGCAGGGGTTCTCGATAAGACGAAAACAAAGGAATTCCAGGTAGAGTATGTCACTTCTTGAAATTGAATTTGATGCCACACAAAACTCCTGACGAAACAGCTGTTCTcctgttttattgtgtattcAGATCAGTCACCAGagatctttgtttttcagcctGCTGTGGTTCATTTGCAAGGGCAGGAAACAACGATCCAAGTGAGAGAAGGTgggttttctgtctgtgctcacTACAGTGTTTGacacaaaacagtaaacatgCTTAATCCTTGTCAATGTCCTTTGTCAAAGACTTGGGTTTGCACATGCCTGATGAACCTCAGAATTACAGcagaataaatataaacaaaaactgttGACATTTGGTTGTTAAAATGTTTAGAGCAGCAGAGCGAGTGAGCATGCCAGAATTTGTCATATTTCCTAAAGATAGTGTTTCCTTTATGTGGTCAACtcatggaaagaaaaaaaaatcacctacAGGACCTAAGATTTTATGGTTTAAAGGGCTGAGTGTTGTGAGTAATATTTACTGTTTGATTATACAAGATTATGGTAAACCTAGTCTAATCCTATAACTATTAAAGGATTAGTATACAGTTATAGGCTTATATTACAAATCATACCCACGTTAACAGGAGCAGAAGCCTTACATGCTAGCAGATTCAGGCTATCCTCATTCTGTGTAAGCAGGTTTATATTTTCTGTACCGAGCTGTGTTTGTAGTTAACCCCTGCTGAATTATAGCTGATTATGTTGACTGTTTgcctcttgtttgtttgttgtgacaTGTTTAGACCTGTCTGAAGGCATCCTTAGGAACTGGAAGATGGTGTCCATCCATCACCGTGTGTTTAAAATGCACTCTCGCTCTGGAGAGCTGGAGGTGCTGCTGGATGGTGTCTACTTCATATATAGTCAGGTAGAAGTGAGTACGGTCCTTGACGTAACTCTTAAAATTTACAGTTCACAGTGAAAAAACTGGCAGTTGTTCTGTGGTTAAGTTTAAAAACCTGCTTGCTTTGCTAATCCATATATTTTTGAGCTGTATTATCAGACGTATTCCTTTTTCGCTCTGCCTGTGGCTAAATGTGAAGATCTATAATTCAACCTTTTGTTGGCCACTCTGATATTCCAGCTGTTTCAACTTTAAATAAGCTCTTAAATACTTTGTGGACTTGTTTTGACTACCCCTCTCAGTCTTCTGTGAATTTTATGTCTCCCCTCTCCACCAGGTGTACTACCTCAACTTCACTGACATTGCCAGCTATGAGGTGATGGTGGACTCCAACCCGTTCCTACGCTGCACCTGCAGCATCGAGACGGGCCAGCGCAAATTCAACACCTGCTACACGGCTGGAGTGAGTCTACTGCGCGCCGGTCAGAGGATTTCCATACGCATAGTCTATGAGGACACACTCATCAGTATGACCAACCACACCACCTTCCTGGGAAGTGTCAGACTTGGAGAGGCTCCATCTGCTGGACAGAACTGATAACTACAAAACCACAGGCAatctacagaaataaaaaaaaagttgttctTCGGTGGTCGAATCATTCCAGAGGCATACTGTCGACTCAACTCGTCCGATGTAGGATTTATGAATTCATTAGAACTGTGTTTAGATGCAAATTCTAACCTGAGTCCAGCCCAAGTTTAGAGGACACTAAAATCCTTTAGGTAAATAAAGTTGAAGAAGCCCCTGTGTGACTTTTGCTCACTTTCACATATCTGCATTAGAAAGGAAAATATGGACTGTTACACTTCCCCTCATATTGATTCTGTGCAGAGAGATGAGCCTTGATGATTCAAATGTcctcacaaaacaaaactttctaTTTATAGTCACTACTTTGTCAACCCAGAGAGCATCTCGCTTTATAACAAGGAAGGATGCTGCGCTGACAAATACTTAATATTTACATACTTTTAAGTGCTGTTGGATGATAATCTTGTATCTccaaaaacaaaccagctgtttgaaatgttttatttgcagtttGTATACTTGgcctttttaattaatttaattgtaTTAACAGTTGTAAGTCAATGGATTACAAAGGGGTTTGAAGCTCCTTGTGCCCCTGAGTTATAAAAACGATTACAAGACCATATAAGTGCTCAAAGCAAGTGTAAAGGTATCTATGCAAAGCtgaaaaaatctattaaaactGGAGTTATAAGGTATTCACAGAGCAACAGCACTATATATTTTGCACACATTTGCACTACAGCATCTTTGCAGAATATCAGTGATATGTTTTGTTACAGTGCTGTTGTTTAGTTATGGTATGAATGAATCCATGTGGGAAAATGATAGTTTATACATctctgtacatactgtatataaaatggGATATACTTTTGTAAATAGAGTTGATTGATggattaaaatgtttcattttctgtctaaacGCATTGTCTTTTCTCTTCGTGCACCTGGTGGTATTGatttaaaaggttaaaattTCTCCTTCATATTGAACTCCATTGGCAGGAGTACTGACGAGAACAAATGATGCTCTTTGAGTGAGGCCTTTGTCTTTATTAAAAAGAAGCAAGTTTCACAATACCACTGTAAATTTTACCATAATATTCATACAATCTAAATGAGTTCCATCTTGTGaggcagaaagaagaaagttCCTCATTCAGAAACTAATTTTGAAACTAAACGTTTAGGTTTCCGGGGTTAACTGATGTGTGACCTCACCCATTTGAGTAACTTGAGGACATTCAGTCTGTCAAGCCTCAGTATGCTTTACAGTGTTTTATCACTAACGGCATTTATGTTTTGTCTTAGTCTTTTCCTGGTGCACAGAGCCAGTGTTTTAGAAAATGATTTTCGCCAACTCAAAGGGGACATTATTCTTCAATTAAATCAACCACGTTCTGAGGGAGTCAATGGGAAAATGGCCAAGATGTCTAAGACAAGGGAGGTATGTCACTGATTATGTAGGATGGAGTAATCTTGGACATTGTACTACTTAGATTTATGCCATTAGTGAGTGTTCAGATAACACTACAATAATAAATTTTCTCTTGatgctttgttttctcttagGACATAAAGCAAAGTACTTTCCAAAAAGCTCAGAGTTCACTGAAAATGTCTTCTAGGAAGGTAAAACGGGAACAAGGTAGCTGCAGAGGTGAGTTGGAGCCGAGAACTGACGATCTCTGCATTAGCTGAGGTCTAGTGTGTTAGTGAGACCATAAACAGTATATGctaagtaaataaaattaaagtatTATGTTTATTTCCCCTCTGGCCAGCTCCAGCATCATTCCTCCAGTTAACTGCTAACACTAACAAACAGCCAGACATAAGAGGTAAAACTAAATTCAAGTCTTTGGCTTTAGCATTGCACCGTCTGCCATTATTTTGAATAAGTGTATCTTGCCTGTTCCCATAGGGGATATAACAGTGATCCCTTGGACTGTTTCTGCGCAGCAAGGAAATGCAATTtcacaaaaggaaaacagaattGTTGTCCAAGAAGATGGTTATTACTTGGTGTTTGGACAAGTATTGTGTCATTGTAACTCAAGCATAACTAAGTTGAtattacatttgatttgttccaaCATTTCAGCTAATGTTCTGCTTAATTCACaggttttgttcaaaaactCAAGCATGGTTATGGGTCATGTTATTCGAAGCTGGGGCTCCACTAAGGCAGGAACAAGCTCAACAGAGCTCTTGCGCTGCCTGCAAGAGATGTCTGGTGCAACTCCTGCCAGTACATGCTACACTGCAGGTCAGTGAGGCACTACTGCTGGCCTGCATCGTGGCCTCTTAAAAGAACACTTTAAGATCTTGATACGctaatttgctttcttgccaaatgttagatgagaaaattggtaccactccctctggctgcacagaaaaaattaagctacagccagcagtgACTTAGCTTTGCAAAGCACAAAGACTAGAAACAGGAAGCCAGCCTGGCTGTATTCAAAGCTAACAAAGACCACCTACCAGCACCTTTACAAACATGTTATTTGATTAATATCTACAAACAAGGACTAAAACAATATATAGTTGTTTGCGGGGTtatgtgctatttttttttttttttttttggcctgaAGCAGTGACTTGCATCGACAAGATGTGCAGATAACCCTACATGtaaatgaaacagcaaattcattttaacactTACGACGCATCTGATTCTatacaagaaagtgaataagtaTCATTtgctaaatgtaaaaatgattcTTCCTTTTTGTCCCTCCAGCTGACTTCCAGAGACTCATAAAGTCTGTGCCAAGAAGCACCAAAGCACTAAAAATAGAATTTATGTcaattttttcttcagtttgacaCCCATCTTGTATCTTTTATGATGCCTGCTATTTGGACACCGTGCATTTTGTTACAGGCACATTGCAGCTGCATCAGGGCGATGAGCTTGAACTGGTGATCCCATACAGGCCCCAGGCCCGGATTTCTATGGATGAAGACTCAACCTTTTTTGGTGTCATACAGCTAAACTGAAACGAGGAAGTATGAAGACAATAACTGTGCAGCTAATTGTTGCAGGAAGTGGAAAACTGACACCTAGCTGTGTGAGCGGATGCTGATAAAATATCtagtgacagcagcaggaaaccTGTTATTAATCTCGGgaaaatacacaatacacacaacTACTTTTAAAATCTTATAGCTTTAATGCAGCAAAATGTAACTTTCAGGTAATCCACCTGGGCCTGCCCTATAACAATGTTTATGTGTGCTACCACCTCCTTTCATCAGTCTATTTTTACATGTCTCTTTACCCTGCTGGGGGCTTCCCTCCAGCtccactgctgtttatttgttccTCTCATCTATTTTAGAATGGTTTCCGTTTTCCTAAGACTATGTCAGGAACAAACACaggtatatatttatatatcgCTCAGGAGGTGTTCTCCTCGTTGACATATTTGCTCAATACTGCATGTAACTGCTTGATGATAGCATGTTAACCTGAAAGTTGTAATAAATGGgtgcaaataataataataataaataaagataatgtatttgtacttcattTTGAAGGGGGTTATCTAGGTAATGTGTTAcattaaatacaataataaagttTCAATCTTTATTTAAAACCCAATTTTTAAgcaaaggtttttctttttttttacagcttaaTAGCAAGTGATACATCAGTCATGAAGTCATTAATGTATAAATATAGTGTCCACAGTGTCTATCTGGTGCCCACAACTGTTTTCCTGCTACCCCCACCTCcctgacttttttctttttttgaagcATTGCTATAAGAGCATCTTTGTAAGTGTCTATATGAGCTCTAACAGCAGTACTGATGCTGGACACTTTATGAGAAGCAGAAGCCACAGCTGAGGCACAATGGTCAAAGATATGTTCTCTAAACTCCTGCTATTCTGTTTATTCAACCACAGCCTGTTTATAACTGGACTGATATATGATGCTGCACAGGTAGGAGAAAATGTTAATAAGTGTAACATTTAcgtgttctgtttttttttccccgtaTTGCTTTTTATTGCTAAGGttatttgactttgttttctgtgcttcTCTCTTTGACTATGATTAATGTTCCtttcatttaaagaaacagTCCTGGAATAACCAGAGCCTCTattctgtccctgtggatttgGATGTAAGACTTCGAAGACTAGACCTGTCCAATAACTTCATCAGACAGTTGCACACACTTGTTTTGCCATACTTGGAGCAGCTGGACCTGAGTGCCAACCAGCTGGATCTCATCTCTGAGGGGGCTTTTAAAAACCTGGCTCAACTTAAAGAGTTGAATTTATCCAGAAATGCGCTGAACAACAACCTTGACAGTAACAGCAAAGCCCTCCAATCTATCAGTAGACTGCAGAGTCTGGACATATCAGTGAACAGTTTGAATGGTGAGGCAGTGGAGCTATACCTTCGAAACAAATCTTCTCTTGATCAACTTAAGATGACTGGTAATGCTTTAACAAGACTTTCACACAGCTTGTTCAAGGAAAGTAAAGGTTTGAGGGACATTACTATTGAAGATAATACGATATCAGTGATAGAGGAGGGGACATTTGAACCACTGAGCCAACTAGAGATGCTTAACTTAGCAAAAAATAACCTTGTACAAATCTGTGATTTTAAATTACATCATCTTAAGTATTTGAACCTCAGTAGAAATTCACTAGAGTACTTTTTTACACATGAAGATGACCAGTTGTACAGGTTGGAAATTCTTGATTTGAGTTTCAACAAACTTCTGTATTTTCCAATTGTTCCAAAGATGAGCAGTCTGAGGTATCTTCACTTACAGAATAACATGATTGGTACCTTAAATTCAGAAGCTACAATGGTATCAGAGGCCAATTCActttataatgaaataataaaggAGAAAATAGCTAGAAAAAATAACCTACACTCAAACTGGAGGCTGATGCCACTGATTTATATTGACCTCAGTTATAACCATTTCACGTCTTTCCCACTGGAGACATTAAGCCTCCTCTCATcattagaaacactgaatttcAGTTACAACTGTCTGCAGAACATCGTCTGGAATATTAGAAATCATAGTGATTCAAGTTACAGTCggcagatttttttcccctctttaaAGCACCTTGACCTGCAAAGCAATGGACTACTATATATTTCCCCACTCTTTCTCAATGCACTGACACAAATAGAAGCATTAAATCTACAAGACAATTCACTGCAACTTTGCGCGTCCATGGAGCATTTGAGAAGCTCTCAATCAACACAGCAAATAAGTCTTAATACATCCTGTATTGCCTTTGGGCGGTTAAGGACTCTTAAACACCTAAatcttaaagaaaacaaaataaaaatgcttaaCCCAAACACATTTCAGGGAACCTCCTTGGTTTCCCTCAATCTTGCAAGAAATTCAGATATGGTAATGCATGAGGGCGCACTAGACAGCGTGCAAACCACTATTCAGTCCTTGATTATCAGTGAAATAAACATGACCAGCTCTGATCTGTCTTTACCCTGTATGCCAGTGTTAACTGAGCTGAAGGCAGCAAACAATCGTCTGGATATTATACCCAGCAGTTTAAGCTGCTCTCCCCTCAGAGAAATCGACAtaagaaataatgttttaatgacTTTAAATCATTCTTTGATTCACGCCTTATCTGGAAACCTCGATCGTATATATATTAGTGGAAATCATTTTAACTGCTGTGACAGTAAATGGGTGACAGTCCTGAAGGAATTACAGATTGAAATGCCTGATATGAGTGACACTGAATGCTTTACAAGTATTAGCAACATGGTAATGACAGAGTATTTGAAAAACCCTTTGTTGTATTGTTCGTTACATAAAAAAGCACAGGAAGTTCACTTTGGACAAATGTTcatcattgttttatttgcatttgtaataTTAACAGCTTTCATCCTATTTACCAGAAAGCTGTGTTGCACACAAAGATCCTTTATAGTGTGATATATAGAATCACTGGTTTGTCTAGTATATAGCTGTATATACACACGTGGGTGAcataaagcaaacaaaccaaGCACAGTCAGTGAGGAGCAGGAGAGCAAGCTACAGCAACTCAAGCATAATTCCTGTGAGTTTCATTGTGCATGACCCATTTACAGAAGTAGGACTTAATGGTTGCTTAGGCTTTAAAAACCCTCAGACTTTTAATTAGTAAAAGGCAGCACAGACTTCACCATCTGACACATGAGTCTATTCTTAATTCAAGATTCAAGATAATTCAATATCTTAAAATCAAGAAGGAGCTCCTCAAAAATTCAGTACAATAAGAAACCTACGTGttactgtatttatatgtatacattttaaacaaacatagCTTGTTTGATAGTGTCTATATATAAGATCCATTTTAATATGTATCACTATCTGGATCTGATTGTGTTTTGTAATGTATAATTTATATGGTTCTGACCCTGGGAGATATTGTTGTATTGTGGTAAATGTGGCAAAAGTTTTTCTGTATACAATAAACATGCTATACCAAATAACCTGAATTATGTTGTTCATtgtagaaaagttatttctaaaCCTATAAATCAAACCACTGAGGTTTGGAAGGAGAGAATTTCTCTTCTGGTGAATTTCTCTTTTTAGATGAGcaatttaaaatcataaaacactgACTGGAGAGACACTGTCTTTCAGTCTCACTTAATAAGTGTGACCAAATTTGTAGCACCTATTCATTAAAACGTgggtaaaacaaacaaaacctgaatAAGCTTTTAGATTTCATCCCACACTAATGACCCACAAACAGTGAAGTGAGGAGACTGTCTGGTGAAACATGCCTCATGACATGTTGCAGCATAAAACTGTATCTGAAATGAAACGATATCAAAAATCCTGAAGATTTTATTACAGTCTGAGCAAGTAGCTTTGGGTGCACCAGAgagaaactgcagctgcaggatATCCTGTTGAGCAACTCTCTTATTGTCTGTGTGGTTATTGACTCATCTTTCTCTTTTAAACTGATGCAAAATACTATTTTGCAATTATTGTGCTCATTACTAGGTTGTCCAGTGTGTAGATCCAGGACTGTAATGCCAGCATTAGTGTCAAAAACAGCCAGGATGCCTATCAATCTGGCTCTTGAGCAATATAACTGTAGGAAATGTCTTTGTTGCCCCACCCACAACTACACTAGATCAAGTAGCAGCTTGACATGTTGAAGCAAAGAGCACTCGAAGAAAAGAACACTGTGTGTATAGTATTAGGTGTAAAACCATAGGAATGCAAGTAGCAAATTGTATTCATTCTTCTAGTTGGCAGTCAATGGTAGCTGACATTCAGACTTTAGCAGCAGCTTGTTCGTTAGCACACGAGGGCAGGACTGAAGTCTTGCAACAGTGTCAGGCTCCCTGTCTAGAGTAACTCTGTTTCCAGTAAAACCCATCCTTTCAGGATTGCTATCTTTGCCCAGTTAAACCACAGACTATGCAAATCTCTCTATGTCATTTTATCTCATAGCGGCGAATATGTTCTTCAAATGTTGTACATGTCACTGGCATTGCCATTAACGCTGCACACGTCTTGTTTACTATTACATCCTCTCTGTCATCTATTTTAT harbors:
- the LOC113144431 gene encoding transforming growth factor beta activator LRRC32-like; the protein is MVKDMFSKLLLFCLFNHSLFITGLIYDAAQKQSWNNQSLYSVPVDLDVRLRRLDLSNNFIRQLHTLVLPYLEQLDLSANQLDLISEGAFKNLAQLKELNLSRNALNNNLDSNSKALQSISRLQSLDISVNSLNGEAVELYLRNKSSLDQLKMTGNALTRLSHSLFKESKGLRDITIEDNTISVIEEGTFEPLSQLEMLNLAKNNLVQICDFKLHHLKYLNLSRNSLEYFFTHEDDQLYRLEILDLSFNKLLYFPIVPKMSSLRYLHLQNNMIGTLNSEATMVSEANSLYNEIIKEKIARKNNLHSNWRLMPLIYIDLSYNHFTSFPLETLSLLSSLETLNFSYNCLQNIVWNIRNHSDSSYSRQIFFPSLKHLDLQSNGLLYISPLFLNALTQIEALNLQDNSLQLCASMEHLRSSQSTQQISLNTSCIAFGRLRTLKHLNLKENKIKMLNPNTFQGTSLVSLNLARNSDMVMHEGALDSVQTTIQSLIISEINMTSSDLSLPCMPVLTELKAANNRLDIIPSSLSCSPLREIDIRNNVLMTLNHSLIHALSGNLDRIYISGNHFNCCDSKWVTVLKELQIEMPDMSDTECFTSISNMVMTEYLKNPLLYCSLHKKAQEVHFGQMFIIVLFAFVILTAFILFTRKLCCTQRSFIV
- the eda gene encoding ectodysplasin-A isoform X1, which produces MACDGSHADDFPDKVMPRAAPCTCNKKCRSRSSSVVFLGLFLLSLSLHAVTLVCYLDLKSEVRREIIHQKRDSMMTLSGSDLADPAAVVSPQGHPRLDSGSSRGGEGPEEKLLHRNSDFHATEDSRGITQRAKRSPGKQPETELSGKEKRKEKKKGKKRSVPGPPGPPGPPGPQGPPGIPGIPGIPGSNAVGPAGPPGPPGPQGPPGIQGPAGVLDKTKTKEFQPAVVHLQGQETTIQVREDLSEGILRNWKMVSIHHRVFKMHSRSGELEVLLDGVYFIYSQVEVYYLNFTDIASYEVMVDSNPFLRCTCSIETGQRKFNTCYTAGVSLLRAGQRISIRIVYEDTLISMTNHTTFLGSVRLGEAPSAGQN
- the LOC113144432 gene encoding tumor necrosis factor ligand superfamily member 13B-like isoform X2; the encoded protein is MCDLTHLSNLRTFSLSSLSMLYSVLSLTAFMFCLSLFLVHRASVLENDFRQLKGDIILQLNQPRSEGVNGKMAKMSKTREDIKQSTFQKAQSSLKMSSRKVKREQGSCRAPASFLQLTANTNKQPDIRGDITVIPWTVSAQQGNAISQKENRIVVQEDGYYLVFGQVLFKNSSMVMGHVIRSWGSTKAGTSSTELLRCLQEMSGATPASTCYTAGTLQLHQGDELELVIPYRPQARISMDEDSTFFGVIQLN
- the LOC113144432 gene encoding tumor necrosis factor ligand superfamily member 13B-like isoform X1 codes for the protein MLYSVLSLTAFMFCLSLFLVHRASVLENDFRQLKGDIILQLNQPRSEGVNGKMAKMSKTREDIKQSTFQKAQSSLKMSSRKVKREQGSCRAPASFLQLTANTNKQPDIRGDITVIPWTVSAQQGNAISQKENRIVVQEDGYYLVFGQVLCHCNSSITKLILHLICSNISANVLLNSQVLFKNSSMVMGHVIRSWGSTKAGTSSTELLRCLQEMSGATPASTCYTAGTLQLHQGDELELVIPYRPQARISMDEDSTFFGVIQLN
- the LOC113144432 gene encoding tumor necrosis factor ligand superfamily member 13B-like isoform X3 — translated: MLYSVLSLTAFMFCLSLFLVHRASVLENDFRQLKGDIILQLNQPRSEGVNGKMAKMSKTREDIKQSTFQKAQSSLKMSSRKVKREQGSCRAPASFLQLTANTNKQPDIRGDITVIPWTVSAQQGNAISQKENRIVVQEDGYYLVLFKNSSMVMGHVIRSWGSTKAGTSSTELLRCLQEMSGATPASTCYTAGTLQLHQGDELELVIPYRPQARISMDEDSTFFGVIQLN
- the eda gene encoding ectodysplasin-A isoform X2 — protein: MACDGSHADDFPDKVMPRAAPCTCNKKCRSRSSSVVFLGLFLLSLSLHAVTLVCYLDLKSEVRREIIHQKRDSMMTLSGSDLADPAAVVSPQGHPRLDSGSSRGGEGPEEKLLHRNSDFHATEDSRGITQRAKRSPGKQPETELSGKEKRKEKKKGKKRSVPGPPGPPGPPGPQGPPGIPGIPGIPGSNAVGPAGPPGPPGPQGPPGIQGPAGVLDKTKTKEFQPAVVHLQGQETTIQVREDLSEGILRNWKMVSIHHRVFKMHSRSGELEVLLDGVYFIYSQVYYLNFTDIASYEVMVDSNPFLRCTCSIETGQRKFNTCYTAGVSLLRAGQRISIRIVYEDTLISMTNHTTFLGSVRLGEAPSAGQN